The region CCGATTGCTTTCATTTCTTCGAAAAATTGATTTGATAAGTGAAACAAAGTGTTATCGTTATTCCCACCATAATATTTACTAAAATAACCATCGACTATTCCTGTGGTTAGAGCGTAGATGTTTTTCAACGCTCCTCCTAATTGTATTCCTTGAATGTCTTTTTTTTGAATGGCAGGTTTTACGTAAATATAGTCTGTTCGAAAGAGATCTATGTAGTAATCGATCTTTTCGGTATTTGTGTGAGCGGCTATTTCGAAGCCAGTCATTTTTCTTTCCATCACTTGTTGGGGATAATTGGCTCCTGCCATGGTAAAAAATCTATCAGCTGGTAACTCAAAATGTTGAACCAAATCATTAATTATGATACCTTGCGTCAAAGAAGTAAAACCTTTCGCGATGTTTATAATAGGAACATGAGTTTTCTTTAAGTCTTCTTTGATTGTGCCATAATATTTTTCTAATTCCCAAGGTCGGACTGCTTGAATGATCAAGGTGGCATCCTCAAGAAATTCCGTTGAGTTTGTAAACTCCATATTTGGTGGTAATTTGAAGTAGGGAAAATGTTCTTGATCCACTTTTAAATTGTTATATTCTTTTATCTTGTCTTGATCAAACAAAGTATAGATTTTGATTTGTGCATCTTTGTTGGCTAGTACACAAGAAATGGCAGTAGCGTAAGGAGAGTGCCCTATCACAAAGATTTTTTCTTTAGGGTTTTTGGGAATCTGAATTAGTATGTTTTCTTTATTATCTGTTGCTTTGTATAAGTTTCTATAGAAACCATGTCGGTGTCGATGGAGATTCCTTCCCACTAGGGTAGCGAGGGTATCTATAACAAATTGTCGTTTGTCATCGACATCATCAGGGATTTCTAAATGAACCACATATTCTGGGAGTTTTTTCATTAAGTGATCAGGTAGTCTACCAACCAGAATTGGTTTTCCTAAAACAAATCGCCCTTTTGCTGCTTTAAAAAGAAAAGTAGAGGTTGGAAGGATTTCATCCGTTCCTTCAATTGAAACTGGTATGATGATTTTGTTCATTACATAATGATAAACTGCATCTACAAAGGAAATTAATTGTCCAGTTCGACTTCTTGTTCCTTCAGGGAAAATAACAATGATCTTTCCTTCTTTTTGAAGTTGTTGGGACTGACGGAAAGCTCGCATGTTGATTTTTGTCATTACATCTGCCAAGCTGGGATTTTGCGCCATATCCCGTTTTGAACAAACAAGCAGAGTATCAAACATGTATAACCCTAATCTTGTGAAGTCTTCAGTAAAGGCTAATCTACCAGCAATGAAGACCAATCGGTCTGCTATTTCTCGTGCAATCCCTCCTTGTCTATAAAACATATAATAAATGGCTGGTGCATCTAAATGACTCATGTGATTTGATATGATGGTAACAGGGAATTCATTTGCTAAGGGAAGGAGGTATTCTAAATTTTCAGTTCCCTCAAATGTGAAATTTTGAAAAAGAGGTGTGAGAAATTCTGTAATAAAATCACGAATTTTAGGGTTTTGTTTCGTATAGACTCCTACTTCATCTAATTTTGAAGGTTCCTCAAAGGTTTTCATAACTTCTGGCATGGGAGTTTCTGAAGATAACTTTATAAATTGAAATAAGAGTTCTTTTGCTTTTTCTGGGGAAACACCATATTGAACAAAACCTTCTATGTTCTTAAAGAACTCTTTTTGCCATGGGGCATGCGTATCACTTAGTTTTAGTTCAGATAAGTTGATCACTTTTTTTTGAGTATGAAGACTTTCACTCATATTTGAACCCTGTTAAATAAAGAAAATTTTAATGAACTCTAATATAAGTAAATGAAAAAAAATTGTTTTTATCAAGTAAGAGATAAAAAGTGTCAGTAATGAAAGAGCGGAAAGAAACTTCTAAGAGAAAGCAAAGTCTAAAAAAGAAAAATTCCAAAGAAGCCACTCAAGATGTGGAAAAAATTTCTTATTATTTAGGATTAGAAATTACCCCTAAAAAACGAGAAAGTTTAAAAGACTTTTTGGAAAAAATCAAAGCATTCTTCTACAAGATACATCGAAAAGGACTTCAAAAACTCACAATTATGTTTATTCCCCATTCCGAAAGCAGTATTTTGAATTTTCATATTAATTTTTATACTTTGTTTGCTATTTTTTTGGGAGTTTTTTTGGTGGGTTCTACTTCTGTGATGATGTTGGTTTATCGGAGTTCCCAGAATTTACAGTACTACGACATGGGAGTTACAAGCAGTCAATTTTACTTACAAAGTGCTCGTTTGGCTGAAGAAATCCTCCCAATGCACAATCAAATCCTTCAATTTGCAGAAACCATCGCAAAGATGCATTCAAACTTGAGGATTTCTCGTAAAAAGGGAGAGGGAGGTTTTTCTTATGATGTTACTTTGGAGCAAATTGAATATTTAAAATATCTTATCCAAGAATGCAAACAAAAAAAAGAAGAATGCGATCAGAAAACAATTGAAGAAATCTTGAAGATATCTCTGAATATTTCAAATTTGGATAATGAAATTTTAAAAGAAACCAACACCCAATTAGAAGAGATTTTACAAAAACTACAATCAGAAGAAATCCAACATTTCTTTTCTTTCATACCTACAGGATTACCGGTGAAAGGCTTTATTAGCAATAATTATGGCTCAAAGGTAATCCTTGATCGAGGGAATCATTACCCTTTAAGGGGGGTAGAAATTTTTACTTTACCAAGAGCTCCTGTTTATGCTACAGCAAAAGGAAAGATTACAGAAATCAAATATCATCCTGTTTTTGGACTTTCTATATGGATTGAACATTTACCTGGGATCAAATCGTTTTTTGCCCATTTGGATGAAGTAATCGTTCAACCAAATCAGATTGTAAACAAGGGAGATGTGATTGCTTACTCAGGAAAAAGCGGAAAAACTTTAAGAAACATGATTTACTACGAAGTTCACATAGGAACATTGGCATTTAATCCACACATATTGATGAATGATTTACAAACCTTATGGATGAAATTACACAAGCCGTAGCGGTTAATTCTATTATAGGAGAAGGTTCAGAATTTCGCGGAGAATTCAAAGTAAAAAATCTTCTAAGAATAGATGGCTACTTCAAAGGAACTATCTTCACAGATGAGGGAAAAATTTTAATTGGAAGGACAGGAAAAGTCGAAACTGACATCAAAGCTGCGGTGGTAGTGGTAGGTGGCGAAGTGATTGGAAACATCTTAGCCACGAAAAGAGTAGTACTTCTTTCATCGAGTAGAGTAAAAGGAGACATCGTTACGCCTGCTCTTATCGTAGAAGAAGGCTGCGTATTCGAAGGTCGATGCACCATCAACAAAGAACCCATCAAGCTAACTTAGAGATACGGTTCTAAGACCTTTGGAATCAAGATTTCGCCATTAGAAGTCTGATAATTTTCCAAAATGGCTACTAAGGTTCTTCCAATAGCTAATCCTGAGCCGTTTAGAGTGTGAGCGTAAATATTTCCTTTTTCGGTTCTGATTCGGATTCTCCCTCTTCTGGCTTGGTAATCCCAGCAATTTGACACAGAAGAAATTTCCAACCAACGTTGCAAGCCGGGGATCCAAACTTCAAGATCATAAGTTTTTACAGCGGTTGCTCCCATATCTCCTGAGCAAAGAAGAACCACTCGATAGGTAAGTCCTAATTCTTGAAGAACCATTTCTGCGTGCTGTAGCATCTCCAAGTGGGCTTGTTTTGAAGTGTTTGGATGGGTGATCTGTACTAATTCTACTTTTTGGAATTGATGAACTCGTATGAGTCCTCGTGTGTCCTTCCCCGCTGCGCCTGCTTCTCTTCGAAAACAAGAACTCGCAGCTGTTATTTTGATGGGAAGTTGATTTTCGGGAATGATTTCATCATAATATAAATTTACTAAAGGAACTTCAGCAGTGGGAATTAAAGACAATCCATCTCGTTCCAGTTGATAGTATTCACCTTTGAATTTTGGGTATTGACCTGTGGTGACCATGCCTTGATCTTTAATTAGAACTGGAACCCAAACTTCTTCATATCCATTTTTTTTGGTATGAAGATCTAGCATGAAGTTCATAAGAGCTCGTTCCAATTTAGCACCCAAACCACGATAAGTGTAGAATCTGGAACCCGCAAGTTTTACTCCTCGTTCAAAATCCAGAATGCCTAAACGTTCTCCAATTTCATAGTGGGGTTTGACTTCGAAATCATATTTGGGGATTTCTCCTACTTGTTTGATGATTACATTTTGACGTGAGTCATCTCCATCGGGAACCTCAGGATCAAGCCAATTTGGGAGTTGGAGGACAATGTCCTCGATTTGGAGCCGAAGTTCTTCATGTTTTTTCTCGAGTTCTTGGATTTGGTCTCCTAATTTTCTGATTTCTTCTTTTTTGAGCTCTGCTGTAGTTGGATCAGTTTTTAGGATTCTTCCAATCTCTTTGCTTTCTTTATTTCTTCGAGAACGCATTTCTTCAATCTTTGTTTGTAAAGACTTAGAGGCTTTGAAGATTTCTACTAATTGGTCGACAAAGGAATCATCTTGTCTTCGTTTTTTTAAAGTAGCTCGGAGTTCTTCGGGATTTTCTTCAATTCGACGTAAATCCAGCATGCATTAAAAAATTGCTCCACAAGCTCATTGTAAAGAAAATTTAAGTTTTCTTGAGAAAAGAAAAAGAAAGAAAATCTCGAAGATAGAGTCGGACTTGATAATGCTTTAAATTTTTGTTTGGTATGATTGATGAGGTGGTATTTGTTCGTTGGGTAAATTCCTGTTTTGATATTTCTTGAACATCGATCCCAATTCGAATGGGAAGGATTTTTCCGCCTCGTTGATGGAATAACTCCAAAGCATGACTAAATTTTGGATCAATTGAGTAGGCAGGTGTGAATAATGTGCCTTCTTGCCGAGAAAGTAAAAACACAACATAACAATCAAAGCCTTGATCCAGAAAATAAATCAGTTTTTTTACTTGTTCTGTTCCTCGTTGGGTTGGAGCATCGGGAAATTGTAGAGTATTACTTTGCTTGTGATAATACGTTGTGTTTTTGATTTCTATGAGAATTGGTTTTGAGTGGTTTTGAGGTTGTTGAGACAGAATTTGATAGTTTGTGATTTTCAGTTTTTCTTGATGATTTTGATTAAACAAAAGAAAGTCAAATTTGTGCCCCTCGAATTTCGGCTCTCTTTTTAAGTATTGATATTGATAAATTGGAAAAGAAAATTTTGAGAGAAGTTCTTTTTGGTGTTTGAATGCCCATTCCATGAGAAAATTGACTCGATAGGTGTTAACAAAAATCCAGTTTTGATTGTGAAAAACCAACTCAAGTGTATAAAGTAATTTTCTTTGTGGATTTTGAGCTATGCTTAGTATGATGGGATTATTTTCATCAAAGCAAGTTTCCATAGAACCCGTATTGGGACAATGAGCTGTGTATCTTTGAGAATCCAACGAAAAATCCACAAAGAATCTTTTGTATCTACTCAAAAATATTCCCATAAAACCATTTAGTATCATAAAAAGTTTTGGTGGGTTGTATATCAGCTTTGTTAAATAAAGATTAATTTTCCCCTTGCAAGCAAAATATTAAAGTTTATTAAATTTATTGCTTGATGAAGAAAAAAGATTTGCATATATGAATTCCACAAATACAAAAGGAGAATTGTATGGCTAAGCTTTTATCTACGGTTCCTTTGGGAAGTGGGATTAAATTTCACCGACCGGAAGCTCCGGTGTTTGAGCCTTTGCAGCCAACAGATCCAGCCATCAAAGCAATGACAGATTTAAAAAAAATTCCTGCAAGAATCATTTATCCAAACGAACCTATTGATGCAGCCAATGAGAAAATGATCGCAAATAAAGTTCGTTTATTGTTTGTTGTGAATTATTCTGATCAGATTTTAGGGATAATCACAGCTCAAGATATCTTAGGAGAAAAGCCAGTAAAGTTTGCTCAAGAGAACAATGTAAAAAGAAGTGAAATTCTGGTTAAAGACATCATGACTCCCAGCAATGAAATTGACGTGATTGAAATTAAAACATTATCTCAAGCTACGGTTGCTGATGTGATTGAAACTCTACGTCATAGAAAACAACAACATATCTTAGTTGTGGATTATCAAGGACCATCAGGAGAAAAAATGGTGCGGGGAATTTTCTCTTTGAATCAAATAGCAAGGCAATTAGGAATTCCCATCAAAACCTATGATATTGCCGACACCTTAGTAGAAATTGCGAAAATCCTTCAGTCTCGATAACCAAAGGAGAACCTCATGGGTCAAAAATACATCCTTTCCATTGATCATGGAACTACAGGATCAAGGGTGTTTTGTTTCAGCGAGAAGGGAGAAATCATCAGTAGTAGTTATCGTGAATTTACTCAGCATTTTCCAAAAGCAGGCTGGGTAGAGCATGATCCTGAAGAAATTTGGGCGGGCTTATTATACCTCATTCAAGATGCCATCAACAAAGGAGATTTAGATTCCAAAGATGCAATTGCCATAGGGATTACGAATCAAAGAGAAACCGTTGTTTTGTGGGATAAGAAAACCCAAAAACCAATCTATAACGCAATTGTTTGGCAATGTCGAAGAACGGCTAAAATCTGCGAAGAGTTAAAAGAAAAAGGTTATGAAAATATAGTGAGAAACAAAACAGGATTGGTGATTGATGCATATTTCTCCGGAACCAAAATCCAATGGATCTTAGATCATGTCGAGGGAGCTCGAGATTTGGCAAAAAACGGAAGATTACAAATGGGAACAATGGACTCATGGATTCTTTATAAACTCACGGGCGAACATAAAACAGATTTTACGAATGCCAGTAGAACCATGATTTTCAATATCAAACAAAAAGAATGGGATGAGGAACTTTTAGAAATTCTCAATATTCCCAAAAATATTCTTCCTGAGGTTTTACCAAGTAGAGCAAATTTTGGAACCACGAAAAATGTTCAAGTTCTACCTGATGGAATACCCGTCTATGCCATGATAGGGGACCAACAAGCAGCGTTATTTGGTCAGTTGTGCGTCCATCCCGGAGAGGCAAAAAACACTTACGGAACAGGATGTTTCTTGTTATTCCAAACTGGGAATGATTTTATTTTGAGTAATTCGGGGCTTTTGACTACGTTAGCTTGTGATAAAGATGGCAATCCTACGTATGCATTGGAAGGTGCTGTCTTTATTGCAGGTGCTGTGATACAGTGGCTCCGAGATTACATGAAATTCTTTGCAACAGCCAAAGAAAGTGAAGAACTTATCAAAGACTTAAAAGACGATGATGAGGTGGTGTTTGTCCCAGCTTTTGTTGGGTTAGGAGCTCCGTATTGGGATATGAAGGCAAGGGGGGCTATCTTTGGACTCACACGTGATACCAGTCCAGCACGTATCACTCGAGCAGCGTTAAAATCAATTGCATTACAAACGTATGATTTGGTCCACGCAATGGAAAAAGACACAGGGAAAAAACTGCCATTTTTAAGAGTTGATGGGGGAGCAACAAGCAACCAATTTCTTTTACAATACCAGGCCGATATCTTGAATCGTAAAGTCGAAAGACCCAAAAACATAGACACCACAGCCGCTGGTTCAGCGTATCTGGCTGGGATTCAAGCGGGTATCTGGAAGGATGCAGAAGAACTTTCAGAGATCATGAAAGATAAAACCATCTTTGAACCTAAAATGAGTGAAGTTCAAAGAAAAAAAGAATTGCACTATTGGCACAAAGCCGTAGAAAGAGTAAAAAATTGGTCAGAATAAAAAAGGAGTATCCTATGAAAACAATGAGAAAAATCGTTGTATTATTTACCCTTTTGGGGTTTTTGAGTTATTTGTCGTTGAACTGCTATGGGAGTTTCCCCTTAGTTCGAACCGTATATAGTTTTAATGGTTCTATAGGTGGTCCGTCCAAAGCTGGTGGTGTGATTCGTTCGATTGTGATGATACTTTTTGTTATTATCCCAGTCTACGGAGTTTCTTCTTTTATTGACGTAGTAGTTTTGAACACCATTGAATTTTGGACAGGAAAAAAAATCAATATTTCGAAAATCCCCGAAAATCCTATCTTAGAAATAGAAGAACAAAATGACATGTTAGTCATTAAAGATAAGCAAAATCAAATTACTTTTTATGCTTTTCGAAATCAGCCTGGTGTGATTTTCTACAAAAATAAAAATGAATTTCGTCCTGTGTCTTATGAAATTAAGGAAAATGTGATTTATTTAAAAGATCAAGAGAAAGTTCTGTTGAAAAAAACCTTGTCACCTCAAGAGAAAAGCTACCTAAACACTTTTTGATTCTTCCTCATGGATGAAGTAAAAGAAGTTCCTTCAGAAGACAAAAAAGAACAACAAAAAGAAAAACCAGAACCGATCGAAATTGATGCCAGTGAGGACACCCCTAAGAAAGAATTTATCAAAATAAGAGAAACTCAAAGCCGACCGAATGAATGATCTTTATGAAGTTCATACCCATCTATATGGTTGCTTAAAAGAAGAAGACATACACTGGTTGGGGAAGCGAAAATCCCCTCGCTGGCATATTTTTCGGGATTCTTACAGAAAAATCTACCAAAGAGAACCCAACTTAGAAATCCTCAATCATTATCGTATTTGGGAAACATCAGAGCTTAATGATAAACAAAAAGAAATATTACGAACTTTTTATGTGTACGATGAAAGTAAACCTAAGGGGTTTTTGTATTTTCAAAATTGCTTTGATTTTGTGATTTCTCTTTCCCATACAGACCCTGAGGAATTGCGCGTAATTTCTTTAAGGGTTATAGGAAATCAAAAAGAAATCTATTCTGAATATCGTATGATGTTTTCTCCTTTGGTTTCTCAAATTGAATTTGAAGAAAAAGTTCATGCTTTGATTGAGGGCTTTCAAAAAGCAGAAAAAGAGTTTTTCCCAAAAAAATCAAAATTAGTAATCTCCCTCAACCGGGAGTTTCCTCTGTATGAGTGGCAATACGAAATCCTCAAAAGCCTCAAAAACAAATATCCAAATCAGGTTTTGGTGGGGATAGATTTTGCTGGATACGAGGAGAATGATCCTCCCAAAGAAAAACAAGCCTTCTTAGAAAAAGTCATCACTGAAAAACAGTTTGTCGTATTATACCACGTTGGGGAAAGTTTTACCAACAAGTCTCCTTCATCGGCAATTCGCTGGATTCACGAAGTATCAAAAAATGCACATCGTTTAGGCCATTGTGTTGCCTTGGCTTATACTGAAGAACGAGTGAAGGATCAAGTTTATATAGAATCAGTTCAAGAACGAAATGATCATTTAGAGTATCTTATGAAATTTTCGGAAACCAACCAATGGCACTATCAAGACTATTTATACCAAAAACAAAAAGAATTGTCATCAATGAACGAAAATGATTCCATTCAAATAAAATACGAAGATAAAGAACTACGTCTTCATCGAGAATTCTGGGAGTTCGTGATCAAGGATTTAAAAACAAGAAATGTAGTGATTGAAAGTTGCCCCACATCAAACCTGAGGATTTTGGGTTTTAGTCCTTTGAAGTTTTTTATCAATCATGGTTTGACTGTTTGTATTGGTGCTGATGACCCAGGGATTTTTTCTACTTCATTAGAAGAAGAATTCCGCTTGGCAGAAAAAATTTTACACAATAAAGAACAAGTAGAAAACCTTAAAAAAAATAATCAAACTTACAATAGTTGGAATATACAGAAACAGTGGGAAGCCTCAAACCAAAAACATGAAGACTCCAAAACCCTATGAGTTCAATTTGGCTCAATATATCATCGAAAAAAATCGAAATTCTCAAAAACCTGCTTTAATTTATATCGAAAATCCAAACGAAATCATCAAATACACTTATAAAGAAGTTATCGAAATCATAGAGATGCTATCTCAAGAATTAATCCAACACAAAAAAAGACCTTTTTCTAAGGTTTTGCTACGTTTGCCTTCTAATCCAAATGTAATTTTTTATTTTTTTGCTTCCATCTTGGCAGGAATGATTCCAATTCCTATTTCTCGGATGTTAACCAAACAAGAAGTTGGATTCATCATGGATGATGCTAATGTGGATTTGGTAATATGCCAAGATTTGGAGCTACCTGATAAATTACCAGAAAAAGTAAAAGTAAAATTCATTTCGAACAAAATGGAAATCCCAAAGGTTTCTACTTATCAATCTTTTGAAACTCCCATCACCTATAGTGAAGATCCTGCTTTTATGATCTATACTTCAGGGACGACGGGAAGACAAAAAGGAGTCATCCATGCTCAACGAAATCTCATAGGGCGAACCCCAATCCAAAACGATTGGCTGGGAATCCAAGAAGATGATTGGGTTCTTCATTCAGGAGAACTGAACTGGACCTACACTTTGGGGGTAGGGGTTATGGATGTCTGGTCCAACTCAGCAACTTCGGTTTTAGTAGGAAGTGGAAGAAATCAACTTTCCTTGTGGACCTGGATCATGAGAAACTTTCCCATCACAATTTTTGCGACTGTTCCAAGTTTGTATCGAAGGCTTATAAAATACCATTCCCACGAAGTTTCGAAACTTTCAACAATCAGGCATTGTTTATCAGCGGGTGAAGCTCTAAAAGCTTCTTTGTGGAAAGAATGGACCGATTTAACTCAAAAGCCCCTGTATGAAGCCTTAGGAATGACGGAAATTTCTACTTATATCAGTTCGGGTCCAAAAGTTCCTACAAAACCTGGAAGTCCCGGAAAACCCCAATCAGGGCGTAATGTCAAAATCCTATCCCTTGAGCATGATCGAGAAGCATTGCTTGGAGAAGTGGGACTTATCGCTGTTCATCGTTCTGATCAGGGTTTGATGTTAGGGTATCACAACCGCGAAGAAGAAGAGGAGTTGGTGTACCGAGGAGAATGGTTTGTTGGAGGAGATTTAGCCTATCAAGACGAAGAAGGCTATTTCTGGTTTCAAGGAAGAAACAACGATATTATAAAGTCCTTCGGTTATCGGGTTTCAGCATTAGAAGTCGAGAAAGTTTTGGAACAACATCCAGAAGTGATGGAAGTAGCTGTCTGCGAAATCCAAAAAGAAGAAAATCTGTCTTTTATTACTGCTTTTATTGTAAAAGAGCAAAATTCTAAATTATCCGAAAGTGATGTTATAGAATTTGCTAAAAATTATCTGGCTGAATACAAACTCCCACGTAAAGTGATTTTTTTAAAAGAACTTCCCCGAAATCTATCCGGGAAAGTTCTAAAACAAGAACTGAAACAAATCTTTGACTTCAAGATATAAAAAAAAGCAGTCCGAGACTGCTTGTTATCGTTGATACATAAGTTCGATTTCTCTTTTGAAGTGTTCTTTAATGACGGGACGTTTAAGCTTGAGGGTTCTTGTCATTTCAGTTTCTGGATCGAATTGACGAGGGACAATGTAGAATGTATCTTTGGGAATCAACTCGAAGGATTTAAAACCATTTTTAGGATTGATAATTCTTGTAATTTCGTTTCGGAAGAGCTGGCGAATCTCAGGATGTTCATTCCATTTTGAATAATCATCAGGAGCATTGGGGATTTTTTCTTTTACAAGATCAAATTTGGGAACAATCAAAACTCCTAAGGTTTTTCTTTCATCTCCAACAACTAATACTTGATCTATATATTCACTTTGCAAGAGTTTATCTTCAATGGGAACGGGTTCAACATTTTCACCACCTGCTAAAACGATGGTATCCTTAGCTCTACCAGTGAAGAATAATTGACCTCTCCAGTTGATCCTCATCAAATCCCCTGTATCAAAAAAGCCATCTTCATCAAATACAACTTTATTCAAATCATCACGTTTATAATAGCCTAAGGTTACTTGCTCGCTTTTGATCCATAGAGTTCCTTTGGCACCCGGAATGTGTTTGACGTCATTTCCTTTTTCATCTTTGAGTTTGATTTGGTATCCATTGAGAACTGTTCCCACTGTTCCTGGTGTTGGCATATCAAAATCCCTCACTGAGATTACTCCAGAAGATTCTGTCATACCATAACCTTCTGTGACATTGAGTCCTATTGCAGAAAGAAAGCGATCCACTACTTCTGGTAAAGCGCTTCCACCTGATAGTGAGGAACGTAATTTACCACCCAAAGCTTTTTTGATGGGAGCAAATACCTTTAGTGAAATAAGTTTTAATGGAGAAATAAGCGTTAAAATGATTAATGCTATGGTTCTATCAAGAAGATCCTTCAAAAAAGGTTTTTTTTCAATTTGAAAATCATAGCCACCGAGTATTGATTTGTTCTTATGCCAGATTTCTCCCACTTTCAAAAAGAAGAAAAAGATGCTTTGTTTTACTTTTGATTCTTTTTTGATTTTTGAAAGGATTCCATTATACAAAGATTCCCATATTCTTGGAACAGAAGGAAATGTGGTTGGTTGAAAATCCACTAAATCTTGTCTAAGATTGTGAATGTCCGTAATCATAAAAGGTATTGGAAAGTATAAGAATGTGTATTCAACAATTTGTTCGAAAGCATGCCAGGGTGGTAAAAGGCTTAGAGCTGTATCACTTTCTCGTAATTCCAATTTTGCTAGACTATTTCTTGCCGAGGCTATCCAACCATTTTGTGTTAACATCACTCCTTTGGGAGTTCCCGTGGTTCCGCT is a window of Leptospiraceae bacterium DNA encoding:
- a CDS encoding M23 family metallopeptidase encodes the protein MKERKETSKRKQSLKKKNSKEATQDVEKISYYLGLEITPKKRESLKDFLEKIKAFFYKIHRKGLQKLTIMFIPHSESSILNFHINFYTLFAIFLGVFLVGSTSVMMLVYRSSQNLQYYDMGVTSSQFYLQSARLAEEILPMHNQILQFAETIAKMHSNLRISRKKGEGGFSYDVTLEQIEYLKYLIQECKQKKEECDQKTIEEILKISLNISNLDNEILKETNTQLEEILQKLQSEEIQHFFSFIPTGLPVKGFISNNYGSKVILDRGNHYPLRGVEIFTLPRAPVYATAKGKITEIKYHPVFGLSIWIEHLPGIKSFFAHLDEVIVQPNQIVNKGDVIAYSGKSGKTLRNMIYYEVHIGTLAFNPHILMNDLQTLWMKLHKP
- a CDS encoding 1-acyl-sn-glycerol-3-phosphate acyltransferase, producing MSESLHTQKKVINLSELKLSDTHAPWQKEFFKNIEGFVQYGVSPEKAKELLFQFIKLSSETPMPEVMKTFEEPSKLDEVGVYTKQNPKIRDFITEFLTPLFQNFTFEGTENLEYLLPLANEFPVTIISNHMSHLDAPAIYYMFYRQGGIAREIADRLVFIAGRLAFTEDFTRLGLYMFDTLLVCSKRDMAQNPSLADVMTKINMRAFRQSQQLQKEGKIIVIFPEGTRSRTGQLISFVDAVYHYVMNKIIIPVSIEGTDEILPTSTFLFKAAKGRFVLGKPILVGRLPDHLMKKLPEYVVHLEIPDDVDDKRQFVIDTLATLVGRNLHRHRHGFYRNLYKATDNKENILIQIPKNPKEKIFVIGHSPYATAISCVLANKDAQIKIYTLFDQDKIKEYNNLKVDQEHFPYFKLPPNMEFTNSTEFLEDATLIIQAVRPWELEKYYGTIKEDLKKTHVPIINIAKGFTSLTQGIIINDLVQHFELPADRFFTMAGANYPQQVMERKMTGFEIAAHTNTEKIDYYIDLFRTDYIYVKPAIQKKDIQGIQLGGALKNIYALTTGIVDGYFSKYYGGNNDNTLFHLSNQFFEEMKAIGVFLGGKEETFFGLSGLSDLMLACFGQDSRDRQWGYDFVFQKADPTRVSSGLFGLKTLPRLIPSLLSDSDTSFPIATITYKIVYENLPVEEGVETLLRKLNQY
- the glpK gene encoding glycerol kinase GlpK; translated protein: MGQKYILSIDHGTTGSRVFCFSEKGEIISSSYREFTQHFPKAGWVEHDPEEIWAGLLYLIQDAINKGDLDSKDAIAIGITNQRETVVLWDKKTQKPIYNAIVWQCRRTAKICEELKEKGYENIVRNKTGLVIDAYFSGTKIQWILDHVEGARDLAKNGRLQMGTMDSWILYKLTGEHKTDFTNASRTMIFNIKQKEWDEELLEILNIPKNILPEVLPSRANFGTTKNVQVLPDGIPVYAMIGDQQAALFGQLCVHPGEAKNTYGTGCFLLFQTGNDFILSNSGLLTTLACDKDGNPTYALEGAVFIAGAVIQWLRDYMKFFATAKESEELIKDLKDDDEVVFVPAFVGLGAPYWDMKARGAIFGLTRDTSPARITRAALKSIALQTYDLVHAMEKDTGKKLPFLRVDGGATSNQFLLQYQADILNRKVERPKNIDTTAAGSAYLAGIQAGIWKDAEELSEIMKDKTIFEPKMSEVQRKKELHYWHKAVERVKNWSE
- a CDS encoding DUF3332 domain-containing protein codes for the protein MKTMRKIVVLFTLLGFLSYLSLNCYGSFPLVRTVYSFNGSIGGPSKAGGVIRSIVMILFVIIPVYGVSSFIDVVVLNTIEFWTGKKINISKIPENPILEIEEQNDMLVIKDKQNQITFYAFRNQPGVIFYKNKNEFRPVSYEIKENVIYLKDQEKVLLKKTLSPQEKSYLNTF
- the serS gene encoding serine--tRNA ligase, whose amino-acid sequence is MLDLRRIEENPEELRATLKKRRQDDSFVDQLVEIFKASKSLQTKIEEMRSRRNKESKEIGRILKTDPTTAELKKEEIRKLGDQIQELEKKHEELRLQIEDIVLQLPNWLDPEVPDGDDSRQNVIIKQVGEIPKYDFEVKPHYEIGERLGILDFERGVKLAGSRFYTYRGLGAKLERALMNFMLDLHTKKNGYEEVWVPVLIKDQGMVTTGQYPKFKGEYYQLERDGLSLIPTAEVPLVNLYYDEIIPENQLPIKITAASSCFRREAGAAGKDTRGLIRVHQFQKVELVQITHPNTSKQAHLEMLQHAEMVLQELGLTYRVVLLCSGDMGATAVKTYDLEVWIPGLQRWLEISSVSNCWDYQARRGRIRIRTEKGNIYAHTLNGSGLAIGRTLVAILENYQTSNGEILIPKVLEPYL
- a CDS encoding CBS domain-containing protein; its protein translation is MAKLLSTVPLGSGIKFHRPEAPVFEPLQPTDPAIKAMTDLKKIPARIIYPNEPIDAANEKMIANKVRLLFVVNYSDQILGIITAQDILGEKPVKFAQENNVKRSEILVKDIMTPSNEIDVIEIKTLSQATVADVIETLRHRKQQHILVVDYQGPSGEKMVRGIFSLNQIARQLGIPIKTYDIADTLVEIAKILQSR
- a CDS encoding DNA/RNA nuclease SfsA, with protein sequence MGIFLSRYKRFFVDFSLDSQRYTAHCPNTGSMETCFDENNPIILSIAQNPQRKLLYTLELVFHNQNWIFVNTYRVNFLMEWAFKHQKELLSKFSFPIYQYQYLKREPKFEGHKFDFLLFNQNHQEKLKITNYQILSQQPQNHSKPILIEIKNTTYYHKQSNTLQFPDAPTQRGTEQVKKLIYFLDQGFDCYVVFLLSRQEGTLFTPAYSIDPKFSHALELFHQRGGKILPIRIGIDVQEISKQEFTQRTNTTSSIIPNKNLKHYQVRLYLRDFLSFSFLKKT
- a CDS encoding polymer-forming cytoskeletal protein — encoded protein: MDEITQAVAVNSIIGEGSEFRGEFKVKNLLRIDGYFKGTIFTDEGKILIGRTGKVETDIKAAVVVVGGEVIGNILATKRVVLLSSSRVKGDIVTPALIVEEGCVFEGRCTINKEPIKLT